A genomic segment from Pseudomonas sessilinigenes encodes:
- a CDS encoding FAD-binding oxidoreductase — MLPPAPDNTPLQPLPTDLVDELTALLGQRFSTAASVREHHGRDISALDPLPPQGVAFVHHLDEIIAVQQACHRHRVPIIPYGSGSSLEGWLHAVHGGVCIDVSAMNQILEIRVDDMDVTVQPGVTRKQLNAALHGTGLFFPIDPGADASLGGMAATRASGTNAVRYGTMRENVLALTAVLADGRVLHTGGRARKSSSGYDLTHLLVGSGGTLATVAELTVKLHPIPEAISAAVCNFPSVDQAVQTVIQAIQLGVPIARIELIDALTVRALNAYSKTRLNEAPSLFFELHGSESSVKEQVETIRLLADEHGGQDFEWAVHPEDRSRLWQARHDGYFAAVALRPGCRALTTDAVVPISRLAECIEATSADLQQQGLLAPIFGHVGDGNFHAVILVDPDDPEEVQRADGVAQRLAERAIALQGSCTGEHGIGLTKQAYMSLEHGQNAVDAMAAIKAALDPRQLMNPGKIFPRGPATD; from the coding sequence ATGCTGCCCCCTGCCCCCGATAACACCCCACTCCAGCCCCTGCCCACCGACCTGGTGGATGAACTGACCGCTCTGCTGGGCCAGCGCTTCAGCACCGCCGCCAGTGTTCGCGAGCATCACGGCCGGGACATCTCCGCCCTCGATCCGCTGCCGCCGCAAGGGGTGGCCTTCGTCCATCACCTCGACGAAATCATCGCTGTGCAGCAGGCCTGCCATCGCCATCGGGTGCCGATCATTCCCTACGGCAGCGGCAGCTCCCTGGAAGGCTGGTTGCATGCGGTCCACGGTGGGGTGTGCATCGATGTATCGGCGATGAACCAGATCCTGGAGATCCGCGTCGACGACATGGACGTCACCGTGCAACCTGGGGTAACCCGCAAGCAGCTCAATGCCGCGCTGCACGGCACCGGCCTGTTCTTCCCCATCGACCCCGGCGCCGACGCCTCTCTGGGTGGCATGGCGGCGACCCGGGCCTCGGGCACCAACGCCGTGCGCTACGGCACCATGCGCGAAAATGTCCTGGCCCTGACCGCGGTGCTGGCCGATGGCCGCGTGCTGCACACCGGCGGCCGGGCGCGCAAATCCTCCTCGGGCTACGACCTTACCCATCTGCTGGTGGGCTCCGGCGGCACCCTGGCCACGGTGGCCGAGCTGACGGTGAAGTTGCACCCGATCCCCGAGGCAATTTCTGCTGCGGTGTGCAATTTCCCCAGCGTCGATCAGGCGGTGCAAACCGTGATCCAGGCCATCCAGCTGGGAGTGCCGATTGCCCGTATCGAACTGATCGACGCCCTCACCGTGCGCGCCCTGAACGCCTACAGCAAAACCCGGTTGAACGAAGCGCCGTCACTGTTCTTCGAACTGCACGGCTCCGAGTCCTCGGTCAAGGAACAGGTGGAAACCATCCGCCTGCTGGCCGACGAACACGGCGGCCAGGATTTCGAATGGGCGGTGCACCCGGAAGACCGCAGCCGCCTGTGGCAGGCACGGCACGATGGTTACTTCGCCGCCGTGGCCCTGCGCCCCGGCTGCCGCGCCCTGACCACCGACGCCGTGGTGCCGATCTCGCGCCTGGCCGAATGCATCGAAGCCACCTCCGCCGACCTGCAACAACAAGGCCTGCTGGCGCCGATCTTCGGCCATGTGGGCGACGGCAATTTCCATGCGGTGATCCTGGTCGACCCCGACGACCCCGAGGAAGTGCAACGCGCCGACGGCGTGGCCCAGCGCCTGGCGGAACGGGCCATCGCCCTGCAGGGTTCCTGCACCGGCGAGCACGGCATCGGCCTGACCAAGCAGGCCTATATGAGCCTGGAGCACGGGCAGAACGCGGTGGATGCGATGGCGGCGATCAAGGCCGCCCTCGACCCACGGCAACTGATGAACCCGGGCAAGATCTTCCCCCGCGGCCCGGCCACCGACTAA
- a CDS encoding LysR family transcriptional regulator, with amino-acid sequence MEIRQLKYFVAVVDAGSLSRAAREVHVAQSALSKQMSALEADLGAQLFHRSNSGIRVNDAGKLFYEYAQGLLKHLQDARAALSSEPGALTGSIVVALPQSVASTVALPLIQAVARTYPKVELHLNEELTGNLVDQLVRGRVDIALFTPIGLPPQVSFSPLLEEDFYLIHRADDRHAPPPGEVTLAEAVARPLVFPSRAHSHSTRACVDQALERLHLPPAQVAMEVNSVHILKSAVEAGIGPSIMPLNLALREVAEGRLVAHAIEPREVFRTLGICVCEALPGSNLRSAIANLIAQVVRDMSRSGEWPATRLLPET; translated from the coding sequence ATGGAAATCCGCCAGCTGAAATACTTCGTCGCCGTGGTCGATGCCGGCAGCCTGTCCCGCGCAGCCCGGGAGGTACACGTGGCGCAATCGGCCCTGAGCAAGCAGATGTCGGCCCTGGAAGCCGACCTCGGCGCCCAGTTGTTCCATCGCAGCAACAGCGGTATCCGCGTCAACGATGCCGGCAAACTGTTCTACGAATACGCCCAGGGCCTGCTCAAGCACCTGCAGGACGCCCGCGCCGCACTCAGCAGCGAACCCGGCGCGTTGACCGGTTCCATCGTCGTCGCCCTGCCCCAGAGCGTGGCCAGCACCGTGGCCCTGCCGCTGATCCAGGCCGTGGCCCGCACCTACCCCAAGGTCGAGCTGCACCTCAATGAAGAACTCACCGGCAACCTGGTGGACCAGCTGGTGCGGGGCCGGGTCGACATCGCCCTGTTCACGCCCATCGGCCTGCCGCCACAAGTCAGCTTCAGCCCGCTGCTGGAAGAAGACTTCTACCTGATCCACCGTGCCGACGACCGTCACGCCCCGCCACCGGGCGAGGTGACCCTGGCCGAAGCCGTGGCCCGGCCGCTGGTGTTTCCCAGCCGCGCCCACAGCCACAGCACCCGGGCCTGCGTCGACCAGGCCCTGGAGCGCTTGCACTTGCCACCGGCCCAGGTGGCCATGGAAGTCAACTCGGTGCACATCCTCAAGAGCGCCGTGGAGGCCGGCATCGGCCCCAGCATCATGCCGCTGAACCTGGCCCTGCGCGAAGTCGCCGAAGGCCGGCTGGTGGCCCATGCCATTGAGCCCCGGGAAGTCTTTCGCACCCTGGGCATCTGCGTCTGCGAAGCCCTGCCCGGCAGCAACCTGCGCAGTGCCATCGCCAACCTGATCGCCCAGGTAGTGCGCGACA